Proteins encoded within one genomic window of Desulfonatronum thiodismutans:
- a CDS encoding nucleotidyltransferase domain-containing protein, protein MKETQTIQEILAERLRTIDPKMVVLFGSHAHGTPGQDSDFDVYVVTKDQFIPKNYQEKRQLVRKVSKPIQDIRQKISIDLLVHTEPMSKLFFSQNSSFAREIQTNGISLL, encoded by the coding sequence ATGAAAGAAACTCAAACAATTCAAGAAATACTTGCCGAAAGGCTCCGCACCATCGACCCCAAGATGGTTGTCCTTTTCGGAAGCCATGCCCATGGAACTCCCGGCCAGGACAGCGACTTTGATGTCTATGTCGTGACCAAGGACCAGTTTATTCCTAAAAATTACCAAGAAAAGAGACAATTAGTCAGGAAAGTTTCCAAGCCGATTCAGGATATTCGTCAAAAAATCAGCATTGACCTGCTGGTCCACACCGAGCCCATGAGTAAACTTTTTTTCTCGCAAAACAGCTCGTTTGCCAGAGAAATCCAAACAAATGGGATTTCTTTATTATGA
- a CDS encoding HEPN domain-containing protein has translation MSKELAKAWLVSASADLKSIEYLIHDEFLSHIVAFHAQQCVEKCFKAVLENSQKRIPKEHSTLKLYGMIQPEIQMDLDMDILTDLDDLYIDARYPGDFGLLPHGKPTCGEAREFMMFAQEVFESIRKHIGA, from the coding sequence ATGAGCAAGGAATTGGCCAAGGCTTGGCTCGTTTCCGCATCCGCGGACTTGAAAAGCATCGAGTATCTCATTCATGACGAATTTTTGTCGCACATTGTCGCCTTTCATGCCCAGCAATGCGTGGAAAAGTGTTTCAAGGCGGTCCTTGAAAACTCGCAAAAAAGAATTCCCAAGGAGCACTCGACTCTCAAGCTCTACGGCATGATCCAACCAGAAATCCAGATGGACCTGGATATGGATATCCTGACTGATTTAGACGATCTCTACATCGATGCTCGATATCCCGGTGATTTCGGTTTGCTGCCCCACGGCAAGCCGACATGCGGGGAAGCACGAGAGTTCATGATGTTCGCGCAAGAGGTCTTTGAATCAATCCGCAAGCATATCGGTGCGTAA